One genomic segment of Novisyntrophococcus fermenticellae includes these proteins:
- a CDS encoding MFS transporter translates to MESQKKKGSGKPKGLTGPLKYFYGVGDFGFTLMTNVESYFFNVFLTNLAQFSLGTVSVITTTASMVDACLSWIYGAVLNSIRPKKWGRYRSWLILVPWIVPFLYAFQFISLGNKALSAVVITVAAIVSHVVWNFAYVANVSMISVAGKTAEDRSHLASTRAFWANLSKVVFSYVGAPLAAVFAGFIGKVNQYAAVAFCLGVFMAVLYFIHFRMFEGYEEEVSKPSTASKKQDKTRTSGSDLVKSLLQNPSLIALMFADLTKYMFNFVCAGIAIYYFMYVAKNDNLLKVYILISNLLCVVGSYFAKNLSKKFSTRNTTIFTMLAMAVVMIAANFAFDNYYMVIALMSIAQLGYGIAYASTPALYADTIIYSEWKTRKNAAGWISGLQNVPLKIAIVTRGIIISACLGLASFSADIDPSAASMELQRGICIGFMVIPAIALILGALILIFGFKLTKEKIEQYQAEIASRQS, encoded by the coding sequence ATGGAGAGCCAAAAGAAGAAAGGCAGCGGAAAACCTAAAGGGCTGACTGGCCCCCTCAAGTATTTTTACGGTGTCGGAGATTTCGGCTTCACGTTGATGACGAATGTAGAATCCTACTTCTTCAACGTGTTTCTTACAAATCTGGCACAGTTTTCTCTGGGTACAGTTTCGGTCATAACCACGACAGCAAGCATGGTGGATGCCTGTCTGTCCTGGATTTATGGTGCGGTACTGAACAGTATCAGACCGAAGAAATGGGGAAGATATCGTTCCTGGCTGATTCTGGTGCCATGGATTGTACCATTTCTGTATGCATTTCAATTTATAAGCCTTGGAAATAAAGCACTTTCGGCGGTTGTCATCACCGTGGCTGCCATCGTAAGCCATGTTGTCTGGAATTTTGCCTATGTGGCCAACGTCTCGATGATCAGCGTTGCCGGAAAGACTGCAGAGGATCGTTCGCATCTGGCATCCACCCGTGCTTTCTGGGCAAACCTTTCCAAAGTTGTTTTTTCTTATGTAGGAGCACCTTTGGCAGCCGTATTTGCGGGTTTTATCGGTAAAGTAAACCAGTATGCGGCTGTTGCCTTCTGTCTCGGTGTGTTCATGGCTGTTTTATATTTTATACATTTTCGCATGTTTGAAGGATATGAAGAAGAGGTTTCCAAACCTTCCACTGCTTCCAAAAAACAGGACAAGACCCGGACTTCAGGCAGTGATCTGGTGAAATCACTGCTTCAGAATCCTTCACTTATTGCGTTGATGTTCGCGGATCTTACAAAATATATGTTTAATTTTGTCTGTGCCGGAATCGCCATATACTACTTTATGTATGTAGCAAAGAATGACAATCTGCTGAAGGTATATATTCTGATTTCAAATCTGCTGTGCGTGGTGGGATCTTATTTTGCAAAGAATCTCTCTAAAAAGTTCAGTACAAGAAACACGACCATCTTTACGATGCTGGCCATGGCCGTTGTCATGATTGCAGCCAATTTTGCATTTGACAATTATTACATGGTAATAGCTCTTATGAGTATTGCACAGCTGGGTTATGGGATTGCCTATGCATCGACCCCGGCTCTCTATGCAGATACAATCATCTACAGTGAGTGGAAAACACGTAAAAATGCGGCGGGGTGGATTTCAGGTCTGCAGAATGTACCCCTTAAAATTGCCATCGTGACCCGGGGAATCATTATCTCCGCCTGTTTGGGCCTCGCCTCTTTCTCGGCAGATATTGACCCGTCTGCGGCAAGTATGGAATTACAGCGGGGAATTTGTATTGGTTTTATGGTCATACCGGCAATCGCTCTGATTCTGGGTGCTCTCATCCTGATTTTCGGTTTTAAACTGACAAAGGAAAAAATAGAGCAGTATCAGGCAGAAATTGCATCCAGGCAATCATAA
- a CDS encoding PucR family transcriptional regulator, translating to MKLSERIICEELSSHFQISLSISTKTVLNLGRPYIYDPSHEPLKNHVVICREQLPESWEYQTDDDYFILLLTHTDKKAEHDAGKVLKLPDYIDIWELFNYIQSVFDRYDTWDESLRRIVQQEESLSALLDVSFPIFGNPLLLRASDYFLLAYSSVIEEKPELFHLTDPNLNFENLTTCKLDPLYSQAQYYQEPFFFPEYFTGSRELCVNLFEHRIFSYRLILSEELKKIDTASAPLLAHLSEYINLSLSRSGADNDHAGYSLEHLLREVIDNNLSDYTLLDNRFSEYGWLSSHDYCCLSLKTASLDRQNLTAKYICHYFEEIITGACAFQQNEDIIIFVNLTRFGKNAEDLITSCVEFLRDSFLKAGISNPFHGTYDLYYCCMQSRIALDIGTRHHPYRWIHRFDSLSLIWLLENSTGKMPVHLACSQKILLLKNYDISHKSDYCKTLEVYLKNHLNAVAAARDLYIHRSTFLYRLDRIKELAGIDFEDEDQLFYLNLSYRILQLEGTVSLERFELHH from the coding sequence GTGAAATTAAGTGAACGTATCATCTGCGAAGAATTATCATCCCACTTTCAGATTTCATTGTCAATCAGCACAAAAACCGTACTGAATCTGGGACGTCCGTATATCTATGACCCATCCCATGAGCCTTTAAAAAATCATGTGGTCATCTGCCGGGAGCAGCTGCCTGAATCCTGGGAATACCAAACAGATGACGATTATTTCATTCTGCTTCTGACACATACTGACAAAAAAGCGGAACATGATGCGGGCAAAGTGCTGAAACTTCCGGATTATATCGATATATGGGAGCTGTTCAATTATATCCAGTCCGTCTTTGACAGATATGATACCTGGGATGAATCCCTTCGTAGAATCGTTCAGCAGGAGGAGTCTCTGTCTGCTCTTCTTGATGTTAGTTTTCCAATTTTTGGGAATCCATTACTTCTCCGGGCATCCGACTATTTTTTACTGGCTTATTCGTCCGTCATTGAAGAAAAACCGGAGCTCTTTCATCTGACGGATCCAAACCTGAACTTTGAAAATCTGACCACCTGTAAACTGGACCCACTCTACAGTCAGGCACAATATTATCAGGAACCTTTTTTCTTTCCTGAGTATTTTACAGGTTCCAGAGAGTTGTGTGTGAATTTATTTGAACACCGGATATTCTCCTACCGCCTGATTCTTTCCGAAGAATTAAAGAAAATTGATACGGCCAGTGCTCCCCTTTTAGCACATCTGTCTGAATACATAAATCTCTCCTTGTCCAGAAGCGGTGCCGATAATGACCATGCAGGATACTCCCTGGAACACCTTTTAAGGGAAGTTATTGATAATAACCTGTCTGACTATACGCTTCTGGACAACCGTTTTTCGGAATACGGCTGGCTTTCTTCCCATGATTATTGCTGTCTGAGCCTGAAGACCGCCTCTCTGGACCGGCAGAATCTGACCGCAAAGTATATCTGTCACTATTTTGAAGAAATTATTACCGGGGCCTGTGCCTTTCAGCAGAATGAAGATATTATTATCTTTGTAAATCTGACACGATTCGGTAAAAACGCAGAGGATCTGATAACCTCATGTGTAGAGTTTTTAAGAGACAGTTTTTTGAAAGCAGGCATCAGCAACCCCTTTCACGGAACCTATGATCTGTATTATTGCTGCATGCAGTCCCGGATTGCTCTGGATATCGGCACGCGTCACCATCCTTATCGTTGGATTCATCGGTTTGATTCGCTTTCATTGATCTGGCTTTTGGAAAACTCCACCGGAAAGATGCCCGTACATCTTGCCTGTTCACAAAAAATCCTTCTTCTGAAAAATTATGACATAAGCCATAAATCCGACTACTGCAAGACTCTGGAAGTCTATCTTAAAAATCATCTGAATGCCGTGGCTGCCGCCCGGGATTTATACATTCACCGCAGTACCTTCCTGTATCGGCTGGATCGGATCAAGGAACTGGCCGGGATCGATTTTGAAGATGAGGATCAGTTGTTTTACCTTAATCTCTCTTACCGGATTCTTCAATTGGAAGGGACAGTTTCTCTGGAAAGATTTGAACTCCATCATTAG
- a CDS encoding DUF4317 domain-containing protein: MNKKEISEVKKLFTPSHCAITRICGCYVDAEKNQRMKMKEAFLSLPEEEMFKYFNIFRKSLSGSIGKNIMIMEFPLEQEMEEGTQEFLLKIRDSELKDDVLLQEFYQRVMETYIYAENYYIILIHGAYDVPGRASDNLDMEDASDYIYNFILCSICPVKLSKPGLMYNSETNHMENRIQDWLVEVPDNGFLFPAFNDRNTDIHSLLYYAKNPEILQTDFVDQFLGCQTPLSAKTQKETFQSLIEETLDNTCSFETVMNIHENLNELIEERKEEPEPVTLNKQEVKKLFADSGVENAKLEEFDTHYEALADEKTSFVASNLANVRSYEIKTPDVVIKVTPDKAQLVETRMIDGVPYIMIQATDLVEINGITVRTPKSDDSDTTTI, translated from the coding sequence ATGAACAAAAAAGAAATCAGTGAAGTCAAAAAATTATTTACCCCCTCCCACTGTGCAATTACCCGTATCTGCGGATGCTATGTGGATGCTGAAAAGAATCAGCGTATGAAGATGAAAGAGGCATTTCTTTCTCTGCCTGAGGAAGAGATGTTTAAATATTTTAATATTTTCCGAAAATCCCTCTCCGGCTCCATCGGAAAAAATATCATGATTATGGAGTTTCCGCTGGAACAGGAAATGGAAGAAGGGACCCAGGAATTTCTTTTGAAGATACGTGACAGTGAATTAAAGGATGATGTATTACTCCAGGAATTTTATCAGCGCGTAATGGAAACCTATATTTACGCTGAAAACTACTACATTATCCTGATACATGGTGCCTATGATGTCCCGGGCCGCGCTTCTGACAACCTGGACATGGAGGATGCATCGGACTATATCTACAATTTTATCCTCTGCAGCATCTGTCCGGTCAAGCTCTCGAAACCGGGGCTGATGTATAATTCAGAGACAAATCATATGGAAAACCGGATTCAGGACTGGCTTGTGGAAGTACCGGATAACGGTTTTTTATTCCCTGCTTTTAATGACCGGAATACAGATATACATAGCCTGCTTTACTATGCAAAAAATCCGGAGATTCTGCAAACCGATTTTGTTGATCAGTTTCTCGGATGCCAGACTCCTCTTTCTGCCAAAACACAGAAGGAAACTTTCCAGTCTTTGATTGAAGAAACCCTGGATAACACTTGCAGCTTTGAAACAGTTATGAATATCCACGAGAATCTGAATGAATTAATTGAAGAGCGCAAAGAAGAACCCGAACCTGTTACTCTTAATAAGCAGGAAGTTAAAAAGCTTTTTGCTGACAGTGGCGTAGAGAACGCTAAGCTGGAGGAGTTTGACACCCACTATGAGGCACTGGCCGATGAAAAAACCAGCTTCGTCGCCTCAAATCTCGCCAATGTCCGAAGCTATGAAATCAAAACTCCTGACGTAGTTATTAAAGTTACCCCTGATAAGGCACAGCTCGTAGAAACCCGGATGATTGATGGAGTCCCCTATATTATGATTCAGGCTACGGACCTGGTGGAAATTAATGGTATCACTGTCCGGACGCCAAAATCCGATGATTCTGATACAACCACGATTTAA
- a CDS encoding iron-sulfur cluster assembly scaffold protein: MIYSHEVEMMCPVTQGVHHGAAPIPEQAKWVQAKEIKDISGLTHGVGWCAPQQGTCKLTLNVKDGIIQEALVETVGCSGMTHSAAMASEILPGLTLLEALNTDLVCDAINTAMRELFLQIVYGRTQSAFSEDGLPIGAGLEDLGKGLRSQIGTMYGTLKKGPRYLEMTDGYVTGIALDADGEIIGYKFVNFGKMMEFIKGGDDANTAYEKASGQYGRVDDAVKIIDPRKE; the protein is encoded by the coding sequence ATGATTTATTCACATGAAGTAGAAATGATGTGTCCTGTTACCCAGGGTGTACATCACGGTGCTGCTCCGATTCCGGAACAGGCAAAGTGGGTACAGGCAAAAGAAATCAAAGATATCTCCGGTCTTACACATGGAGTAGGCTGGTGTGCTCCTCAACAGGGTACCTGCAAACTTACCCTAAATGTTAAGGATGGCATCATTCAGGAGGCACTTGTAGAAACCGTTGGATGTTCAGGGATGACCCATTCCGCTGCCATGGCATCTGAAATTCTTCCGGGGCTTACCCTTCTGGAAGCACTGAACACAGATCTTGTATGTGACGCTATCAATACAGCTATGAGAGAATTATTCTTACAGATTGTATACGGAAGAACACAGAGTGCGTTTTCAGAGGATGGACTTCCAATCGGTGCAGGACTTGAGGATCTGGGAAAAGGACTGCGTTCTCAGATTGGTACCATGTACGGTACTCTGAAAAAAGGACCTCGTTATCTTGAGATGACCGACGGTTATGTAACAGGCATCGCCCTTGATGCGGATGGCGAAATCATAGGCTACAAGTTCGTAAACTTTGGTAAGATGATGGAGTTCATCAAAGGCGGAGATGACGCTAATACTGCTTATGAAAAAGCTTCAGGACAGTATGGACGCGTTGATGATGCTGTTAAAATCATTGACCCGAGAAAAGAGTAG
- a CDS encoding uroporphyrinogen decarboxylase family protein, whose protein sequence is MLTAKENLLETLKPGGHPDRFVNQYQPYVPVMNDPVFRFTRGNRVKGSVTRDVFGTEIVWPEDQFAAMPHVTAENKVCPDVTEWKKYVRIPDLRANCTDWKDAKEKASTVDRKEHLVLGFMGTGLFEELHFLMGFEDTLMNLLMEPEDMAELASAVAEYRFTYAQLLCENLKPDIILSHDDWGAKNSMFFSPEIWREIFKPHYKKMYDMIHSYGILVMHHADSFLEPIVTEMPEISVDIWQGVLPQNDIVSMGKELQGKMGLMGGIDAALVDREDATEEQIRTVVHEACAKYRNVPGFIPSLTYGLSGSIFPHVDPIIADEIDRCSKEMF, encoded by the coding sequence ATGTTGACAGCAAAAGAAAACTTATTGGAAACTTTAAAACCCGGCGGACATCCTGACCGCTTTGTCAATCAATACCAGCCTTATGTCCCTGTTATGAATGACCCGGTATTCCGTTTTACCAGAGGCAACCGGGTAAAGGGCTCTGTCACCAGAGATGTCTTCGGAACCGAAATTGTATGGCCCGAGGATCAGTTTGCGGCAATGCCTCACGTTACTGCTGAAAACAAAGTTTGCCCGGATGTTACAGAATGGAAAAAGTATGTCAGAATCCCGGATTTACGTGCAAACTGCACAGACTGGAAGGATGCAAAAGAAAAAGCGTCCACTGTCGACCGGAAGGAGCATCTGGTTTTGGGCTTTATGGGTACCGGACTCTTTGAAGAGCTGCATTTTTTAATGGGATTTGAAGATACTTTGATGAATCTTCTGATGGAGCCTGAGGATATGGCAGAACTGGCTTCGGCTGTTGCCGAATACCGCTTTACATATGCACAGCTTTTATGTGAGAACCTGAAGCCCGACATCATCCTTTCTCATGATGACTGGGGTGCCAAGAACAGCATGTTCTTCAGCCCTGAAATCTGGCGTGAGATTTTCAAGCCTCACTATAAAAAGATGTATGATATGATTCACAGTTATGGTATACTTGTGATGCACCATGCAGATTCCTTCCTTGAACCGATTGTAACTGAGATGCCTGAAATCAGCGTGGATATCTGGCAGGGTGTCTTACCTCAGAATGATATTGTCAGTATGGGAAAGGAACTTCAGGGTAAGATGGGACTGATGGGCGGTATTGATGCCGCTCTCGTAGACCGTGAGGATGCAACAGAAGAACAAATACGCACAGTTGTGCATGAAGCCTGTGCAAAATACCGTAATGTTCCCGGGTTTATCCCATCTCTGACCTATGGACTTTCAGGGAGCATCTTCCCGCACGTGGATCCTATTATCGCAGATGAAATTGACCGGTGCAGCAAGGAGATGTTTTAA
- a CDS encoding GGGtGRT protein, which yields MALFESYERREKQILAKLAEYGINSIEECSEITKAAGMDVYQIIENIQPICFENAKWAYTVGAAIAIKKECRKAADAAAAIGEGLQSFCIPGSVADQRKVGLGHGNLGKMLLEEDTECFCFLAGHESFAAAEGAIGIAEKANKVRKQPLRVILNGLGKDAAQIISRINGFTYVETEMDYHTGEVKEVFRKSYSEGLRAKVNCYGANDVTEGVAIMWKENVDVSITGNSTNPTRFQHPVAGTYKKERLEAGKKYFSVASGGGTGRTLHPDNMAAGPASYGMTDTMGRMHSDAQFAGSSSVPAHVEMMGLIGAGNNPMVGMTVAVAVAVEEAAKDGKF from the coding sequence ATGGCTTTATTTGAATCATATGAGAGAAGAGAAAAACAGATTCTGGCAAAGTTAGCTGAATACGGAATCAACTCCATTGAAGAATGTTCAGAAATCACGAAGGCTGCCGGCATGGATGTATATCAGATAATTGAAAACATTCAGCCAATCTGTTTTGAGAATGCAAAATGGGCGTATACCGTAGGTGCCGCGATCGCAATAAAAAAAGAATGCAGAAAAGCTGCTGATGCTGCTGCTGCAATCGGCGAAGGGCTCCAGTCTTTTTGTATCCCCGGTTCCGTTGCTGATCAGCGTAAGGTAGGCCTTGGACATGGCAACCTGGGTAAGATGCTTCTGGAAGAAGATACCGAATGCTTCTGTTTCCTTGCCGGACATGAATCCTTTGCCGCTGCTGAAGGAGCTATTGGTATTGCTGAAAAGGCAAACAAGGTACGCAAACAGCCTCTTCGTGTTATATTAAATGGTCTTGGAAAAGATGCTGCTCAGATCATCTCCCGTATCAATGGATTTACTTATGTTGAGACAGAGATGGATTATCACACAGGCGAGGTAAAAGAAGTATTCCGCAAATCTTATTCCGAAGGACTTCGTGCCAAGGTTAACTGCTATGGCGCGAACGATGTTACAGAGGGTGTTGCAATTATGTGGAAGGAAAATGTAGATGTATCCATCACGGGTAACTCCACCAATCCTACACGTTTCCAGCATCCGGTTGCAGGTACATACAAAAAAGAGCGTCTGGAAGCCGGTAAAAAATACTTCTCCGTTGCTTCAGGCGGCGGTACAGGACGTACCCTTCATCCAGACAATATGGCTGCAGGCCCTGCTTCCTACGGCATGACCGATACGATGGGACGTATGCACAGTGATGCACAGTTTGCAGGCTCTTCCTCCGTTCCGGCCCATGTGGAAATGATGGGACTGATCGGAGCAGGAAACAATCCGATGGTCGGAATGACCGTGGCTGTAGCGGTAGCTGTAGAGGAAGCTGCAAAAGACGGAAAATTCTAA
- a CDS encoding PucR family transcriptional regulator, which yields MKEKSSGQKQELRIDIQIILDRLDITPENLSYCRGRSTLSLIAPRLFKSCASLKQNYVYLALEEELPLDPPSSPFALIVIGWAPKSYHNTLFHLVEVKEPIDIYHLLQQIQQIFEEIYHWKDQLQYALNHDLGIGELCRIGLDFFKNPLFIHDSQFNILACPLHTPEMPAWSCNEHTGFETVPLELVNDFKTDPEYQQTLITRGADMFSAGLRGYRILYVNIWDNDDHYKGRLCIDELQSPILPGHFMLAEYFISVIKIAMMRRNYGVQSFYRPYEQFFQDMLNHAVTDPVLIQDGLDAAGWKMDDCYLCIHLSNDQRKISYLSVISTCNYIEGKLSDTVAFPHRDGIAILIRNADQQEYMPQISYIIREGLFKAGISNLYHNFEDTCFFYRQAELALKYGLKKNPMIWCHHFKDCILDHILLWGTTELPARVLCPEGLLYLKSYDAENDAQLYHTLQVYLDNERHATQTARDLFIHRSTLFYRLDRILEILKLDLKNSGNRLYLQMCFRLLEE from the coding sequence ATGAAAGAAAAAAGCAGTGGACAAAAACAGGAACTTAGGATTGATATTCAGATTATCCTGGACAGGCTGGACATTACTCCGGAAAATCTCAGCTATTGCAGAGGCAGAAGCACTTTATCCCTCATAGCACCCAGGCTTTTCAAGAGCTGTGCTTCCCTGAAGCAAAACTACGTCTATCTTGCATTAGAGGAAGAACTTCCCTTGGATCCCCCTTCAAGTCCTTTTGCACTTATTGTCATCGGCTGGGCTCCGAAATCCTATCATAATACCCTGTTCCACCTTGTAGAAGTTAAAGAACCGATTGATATTTACCATTTACTTCAACAGATTCAGCAAATATTTGAAGAAATATACCATTGGAAGGATCAGCTTCAATATGCCCTTAATCATGATCTGGGCATCGGGGAGTTATGCAGAATCGGTCTGGATTTTTTTAAAAACCCTTTATTTATTCATGACTCTCAGTTTAATATTCTGGCATGCCCACTGCATACTCCCGAAATGCCCGCCTGGAGCTGTAATGAGCATACCGGGTTTGAAACAGTTCCCCTGGAGCTGGTGAATGACTTTAAAACGGATCCCGAATACCAGCAGACACTCATAACCAGAGGTGCTGACATGTTTTCTGCCGGTCTGAGAGGATACAGGATTCTTTATGTGAATATCTGGGACAATGATGACCACTATAAAGGAAGACTCTGTATTGATGAATTACAGAGTCCTATTCTGCCCGGTCACTTCATGCTGGCTGAATATTTTATATCTGTAATCAAAATTGCCATGATGCGCAGAAACTACGGAGTGCAAAGCTTTTATCGGCCTTATGAGCAATTCTTTCAGGATATGCTGAATCATGCAGTCACAGACCCTGTTCTAATACAGGACGGACTTGATGCAGCAGGCTGGAAGATGGATGATTGCTATCTTTGCATACATCTGAGTAACGACCAGCGCAAAATCAGCTATCTGTCCGTAATCAGCACCTGCAACTATATAGAAGGAAAGCTTTCCGATACCGTGGCCTTTCCGCACAGGGATGGAATCGCCATACTGATTCGCAACGCCGACCAACAGGAATATATGCCACAGATTTCCTACATCATCCGAGAGGGGCTTTTTAAGGCAGGCATCAGCAATCTCTATCATAATTTCGAAGACACCTGCTTTTTCTACCGTCAGGCAGAACTTGCTTTGAAATACGGTCTGAAAAAAAATCCTATGATCTGGTGTCATCATTTTAAAGACTGCATCCTTGACCATATTCTGTTATGGGGTACCACTGAATTGCCTGCACGCGTACTCTGTCCTGAAGGACTTTTGTATCTTAAATCCTATGATGCCGAAAATGACGCACAGCTATATCACACATTACAGGTCTATCTGGACAACGAGCGTCATGCCACGCAGACAGCCAGAGATCTCTTCATTCATCGCAGTACACTCTTCTATCGTCTGGACCGTATTCTGGAAATTCTTAAACTGGATCTGAAAAATTCGGGAAACAGGCTCTATCTGCAAATGTGTTTTCGATTGCTGGAAGAATAA
- the ligD gene encoding DNA ligase D, whose translation MNMDTGIGVYRQKRDFARTCEPEGITEGSSDALRFVVQHHMARSDHYDFRLEWQGVLLSWAVPKGPSYSVHEKRLAIQVENHPIAYREFEGTIPRGEYGGGTVMLWDEGYWEPRGDVEEGLKAGQIKMFLDGRRLKGKWALIRLKAKEGEKSQPWLLMKEKDAYVKNEDGISEFITSIRTGRTMEEIEKGETEKITRNPFENTHVQLAKLVSQVPSGEDWLYELKYDGFRIAAFVEGNHARLMTRNGQDYTGKFYRAAQALVELAAGRAMVLDGEMTVTDTSGKTNFQALQDYMKDRQGGSLTYILFDLLALDGEDFRNHPLMERKRVLEELLVHAPANLYYSRHVRGGGKDCFTAACKMGMEGIIGKKPESVYSGTRNGDWIKLKCGKRQEFVIGGYTISEKHARDISSLLLGVYKNGVFMYVGRAGTGFREADIKMLMEKFADKKRMESPFILSPKPRGKETLIWLEPELVAEIKFAEWTREHLLRQASFKGLRTDKSPRDVKPEDSRENMKEDGREEVQSEQSEGEKEFKKTDGGSIIIEGVHITNPDKVMFEKPQVTKGDIVRYYAEVSKRMLPYVGHRLLSIVCCPKGITQTSFFKKHPSSGSKGIVTFPVSADTGEVSEYFYVEDLSGLLSETQRCAVEFHTWGSSVRKLEKPDVMVFDLDPDEGMEISQVRQGARDVRNILAELSLNSYLKTSGGKGYHVVVPFQPGADWETFYGFAKQVAIVMEQKWPDRYTSNVRKAKRKNRIFIDWIRNGRGATSVAPYSIRAREGAKVSMPIQWGELDNIAPDGIDMNEALRRITGEDPWKDFFQNNQMLSIKKTT comes from the coding sequence ATGAATATGGATACAGGAATCGGTGTGTACAGACAGAAAAGAGACTTTGCGAGAACCTGTGAGCCGGAGGGTATCACTGAGGGTTCATCTGATGCCTTGAGATTTGTCGTCCAGCATCATATGGCAAGAAGTGATCACTATGATTTTCGTCTGGAATGGCAGGGGGTTCTGCTGAGTTGGGCAGTACCAAAGGGGCCTTCTTATAGCGTGCATGAAAAAAGACTTGCCATACAGGTAGAAAATCATCCCATTGCATACAGGGAATTTGAAGGAACGATTCCCAGGGGAGAGTACGGCGGAGGAACCGTTATGCTTTGGGATGAGGGGTACTGGGAGCCTCGCGGAGATGTAGAAGAAGGGCTTAAGGCAGGCCAGATTAAAATGTTTCTTGATGGCAGACGTCTTAAGGGAAAGTGGGCCTTAATCCGCTTAAAAGCGAAAGAAGGAGAAAAATCACAGCCCTGGCTTTTGATGAAGGAAAAAGATGCATACGTAAAAAATGAGGACGGAATATCTGAATTTATAACAAGTATCAGGACCGGACGTACCATGGAGGAAATCGAAAAGGGGGAAACAGAAAAAATCACAAGGAATCCTTTTGAAAATACGCATGTCCAGCTTGCCAAACTTGTTTCCCAAGTGCCCTCGGGTGAAGATTGGCTCTATGAGTTGAAATATGATGGATTTCGGATTGCAGCATTTGTAGAAGGCAATCATGCCCGCCTGATGACCAGAAATGGACAGGACTATACAGGAAAGTTTTATAGGGCAGCACAAGCCCTTGTGGAGCTTGCAGCGGGGAGAGCCATGGTCCTGGATGGCGAAATGACAGTTACGGACACATCAGGAAAGACCAATTTTCAGGCCTTGCAGGATTATATGAAGGACAGACAAGGCGGAAGCCTGACTTACATCCTTTTTGATCTCCTTGCACTGGATGGTGAGGATTTCAGAAATCATCCACTGATGGAGAGAAAAAGGGTATTGGAAGAATTATTGGTGCATGCCCCTGCAAATCTCTATTACAGTCGTCATGTAAGAGGAGGCGGGAAGGACTGCTTTACAGCAGCCTGCAAAATGGGTATGGAAGGAATCATAGGGAAAAAACCTGAATCTGTCTATAGTGGAACGAGAAACGGGGATTGGATTAAGCTGAAGTGTGGAAAGAGGCAGGAGTTTGTGATAGGCGGTTACACAATTTCGGAGAAACATGCAAGGGATATCAGTTCCTTGCTTCTTGGGGTCTACAAAAATGGCGTGTTTATGTATGTAGGACGTGCAGGAACAGGATTCCGGGAGGCAGATATAAAGATGTTGATGGAGAAATTTGCGGATAAAAAAAGGATGGAGTCACCCTTTATATTATCTCCAAAGCCCAGGGGAAAGGAGACGCTTATCTGGCTGGAACCTGAACTGGTAGCAGAAATCAAATTTGCAGAGTGGACCCGCGAACATCTGTTAAGACAGGCAAGCTTTAAAGGCTTGCGGACAGACAAGTCCCCCCGGGATGTGAAGCCGGAGGATTCCAGGGAAAACATGAAAGAGGATGGGAGAGAAGAAGTACAGTCAGAACAGTCCGAAGGGGAGAAAGAATTTAAGAAAACAGATGGAGGCAGCATAATTATCGAAGGTGTACACATCACCAATCCGGACAAGGTGATGTTTGAGAAGCCGCAGGTGACCAAGGGTGATATTGTTCGGTATTACGCGGAAGTTTCGAAACGCATGCTGCCTTATGTAGGGCACAGGCTCTTAAGCATTGTCTGCTGCCCAAAAGGGATTACACAGACAAGTTTTTTCAAGAAGCATCCAAGCTCCGGAAGCAAAGGAATTGTAACATTTCCGGTTTCTGCAGACACCGGGGAGGTGTCGGAGTACTTTTATGTTGAGGATTTATCGGGGCTTTTATCCGAGACGCAAAGATGCGCGGTGGAATTCCACACATGGGGAAGTTCTGTTAGGAAGCTTGAAAAGCCGGATGTCATGGTATTTGATCTGGATCCGGACGAAGGAATGGAGATAAGCCAGGTTCGCCAGGGTGCACGGGATGTCAGAAATATTCTGGCCGAGCTGTCATTGAATTCTTATCTTAAAACCAGCGGAGGCAAAGGATATCATGTGGTAGTACCATTTCAGCCGGGAGCAGACTGGGAGACGTTTTACGGCTTTGCAAAGCAGGTAGCTATAGTGATGGAACAGAAATGGCCGGATCGCTATACGAGTAATGTCAGAAAAGCAAAGCGTAAGAATCGGATTTTTATAGACTGGATACGAAATGGAAGAGGAGCCACAAGCGTCGCACCCTATTCCATAAGAGCGCGGGAAGGGGCCAAAGTTTCCATGCCCATTCAATGGGGGGAGCTTGATAACATCGCTCCTGACGGTATTGATATGAACGAAGCGTTAAGGAGAATAACCGGTGAGGATCCGTGGAAAGATTTTTTTCAGAATAATCAGATGCTTAGTATCAAAAAAACAACGTAA